The sequence GCTGCGGGTGTACCAGGAGTACCCCCAGCACCCGGACTTCGGCGAGGGCCCGTGGCACCTGCTCCCGAAGGGACCGGTCACGGGCGCTGCTGAAAGCGAGGCCACGGTGCGCCGGGAGACCGGCCCGCTGGGTGAGCGCTTGCTCATCAGCGGCACCGTCGACGGCATCGCCTACCAGCAGACCGTGACGCTCTGGCACGACGTCGACCGGCTGGACTGCCGGACCAGGATCGTCGACCACACCTCGGCCGACCGCCTGGTGCGGGTCCGCTTCCCGCTCGACCTGCCCGGCACGCTGCCCGTGAGCGAGGTCGCCGACGCCGTGGTGGGCCGTGGCTTCGCACTGCCCGACGTGGACGTCGCCGAGGCCCCGTGGACGCTCGACAACCCGGCGAACACCTGGTTCGGGCTCGGCTCCACGGCCCGGGTCACCCTCACCGACCCTGACGGTGCCGCGATCGGCGAGCGGGCGCTCGGCGTCGCCGAGGTGATCGTGCCCGATCCGGACCGTGCCGCCGACGCCCGTCAACTGGTGGTCGCACTGGCCCGGGTGGGCGTGACAGCCACCACCGCGAGTGCCGACCGGGCCCGGTACGGCTGGCTGGACGTGGACTCCAACCTGCCGGACTTCCGCATGGTCCTCGGCGGGTCCGAGGCCAACGAGGCCGCCCGCGAGGTGCTGGAGCGAGCCGACGCCGAATACGCGACCGTACTGGCGGCACACGGACGGGTCTGGGTGCCGGCCGAGAAGCCGCTGACCGAGGTCTGGCAGCCGAACGCCGACCTGCGAGACCTGCGCGCCCTCCCGGTCCTGGTGGTGCGCGATGTCGAGGACTTGACGGCAGACCTCGCGGACGCGCGGATCACCGCCGTCTGCCCGGGAGCCGTGCCCGCCTCGGAACTGCTCACCGACCACACGGCCGCGCTGCTCACCTGCGGACTGCCGGGCTTCGCCGTCGACCCGACCGGCGCACTGCACCTGTCGCTGCTGCGTTCCTGCACCGGGTGGCCCTCCGGGGTGTGGATCGACCCGCCGCGCCGGACCGCCCCGGACGGGTCCTCCTTCCAACTGCAGCACTGGACCCATGAGTTCAGCTACGCCCTGGTGTCCGGCGCGGGCGACTGGCGGGACCTGCAACTCCCTTCCCAGGGGCAGGAGTTCAATCACCCGCTCTACCCGAGGGTGGTCGAGGCGCGCGCCGGAACGCTGCCCGCGAGGCAGGAGTGGCTGCGCGTCGAGCCGGAGCGGGAGGTGCGGCTGAGCGCACTGAAGCCGACCGGCAACCCGATCGCCCACGGCTCGGCCGAGCAGTCGGACCCGGCGCGCTCCGTGACGGTACGGCTGGTGGAGGCGACCGGGTTGGGCCGAACGGCGCAGCTCTCGGGCGCTCTGACGCTCAGTCAGATGTGCACGAGCGACCTGCTGGAACGACCCGGGACGGCGCTGGGCGAGCCACTTGCGCTGGGCGGCAGCGAGATCGTCACGCTGACCGCCGCGCCGGACACGGCCGTCGCCGACGCGCTTGGACCTCGCGAACCGCTCGGCCCCGTCGCCGAGTTCGCGCAACCCGTACACGCGCGGTACTGGCTGCACAACCGGGGGCCCGCGCCAATGGGCTACCTGCCGGTGTCGGTCGGGGTCAGCCCCGGTCTGCTGACCACCGACGGCGCGCCCGTGGAGGTGTCCGCCGTGCTCGCCTCGCAGTTGCGGGACGCGGCGGTGGAGGGGACCGCCGAGGTGCTCCCACCCGAGGGCTGGCAGGCGAGCCTGCGGCGCCGCCCGTACCGACTGGAGCCGGGCGGCCACCTGCGCTTCCCGGTCACCGTCACGCCCGCCCCCGACGCGGCGCCCGGGCTGTACTTCCTCGCCGTGCGCACCGAGCACGACGGGCAGCGGGTGGAGGACGTGGCGACCATCGCGGTGGGCGAGCTGCCCGCACTACTGCCCGTTGCGGGCGAGCTCCCCGAGGGCTGGACCCAGGCCCAGGGCACCAGGGCGGACACCGGGCGGGACACCGGCCTCTCCGTTGACGTCGCCTCAACTTCCCTTTCCCTGACCCCTGGTGCTTCTTCTCAACTCACCCTCCTGCTCCACAACCGCACCCGAGGTGAGATCCGAGGCGAGCTACAGCTCGTCTCCCCGTGGGGCAGCTGGGAGTGGATCGACACACCAGTACGCGGAGTTGTCATCGCTCCCGGCGAGCACCTCACCGTCAGCTTCGAGGTCACCCCGCCGCCGGACGCCGAACCCGGCACCGCGTGGGCGGTGGCCAAGGTGATGTGGTTCGGCCGCTGCCAGTACGCGCCGACGGTCGAACTGGGGGTGATGGCGCCGTGACCCTGCTCGGCCTACTCGACGGACGCCCCCTCTCCCGCGCCCCGCTGGACCACCGCCTCGCCGCCCTCCGAACCGGCCCCCGCGCCTCGGCGCTACCCGCCCCCGGCAGCCCCGAGGACCGCCAACTCACCCGCTGGGTGG is a genomic window of Kitasatospora azatica KCTC 9699 containing:
- a CDS encoding glycoside hydrolase family 38 N-terminal domain-containing protein, whose product is MPVSITAVQSTDLFVGTEEAPRQVLRVTLDGPPSRITVTGPGVHGEATGTGAVDVPLALTVPAEPGTSLPVTVTAGSGRAAGTLVVAEPGWTMYLVSHFHYDPVWWNTQAAYTSPWELLSGDATTRPLWERNGFALVDAHLDLALRDPDYAFVLAEIDYLKPYFDQHPERRADLCRLLAEGRVELVGGTYNEPNTNLTGAETTIRNLVYGIGYQRDILGGDPQTAWQLDVFGHDPQFPGHLAAAGLTGSAWARGPFHQWGPIQKNFRAAKEDATVMQFPSEFEWLSPSGRGVLTHYMPHHYSAGWWMDSSPDLAAAEQAVYELYRKLKPVGATRNLLLPVGTDYTPPNKWVTEIHRSWAAKYLWPRFVCGTPRDFLDAVRAELTASGRRPSPQTRDMNPVYTGKDVSYIDTKQAQRAGEVAALDAEKLATLAALQGLGRYPQAALDKAWRHLAYGAHHDAITGSESDQVYLDLLGGWREAHDLAAEVRDRSLDALVGRIDTRGSGCAVVITNTLSFTRSGVVTVRLPEDCPAQVRVLDDSGAPVACAVERGVLLFHAADVPALGWRTWRLVDGPSEALWCDAVGLLAENQRYRVTASPRQGGGLVSVYDKLHGRELIRAGRVGNELRVYQEYPQHPDFGEGPWHLLPKGPVTGAAESEATVRRETGPLGERLLISGTVDGIAYQQTVTLWHDVDRLDCRTRIVDHTSADRLVRVRFPLDLPGTLPVSEVADAVVGRGFALPDVDVAEAPWTLDNPANTWFGLGSTARVTLTDPDGAAIGERALGVAEVIVPDPDRAADARQLVVALARVGVTATTASADRARYGWLDVDSNLPDFRMVLGGSEANEAAREVLERADAEYATVLAAHGRVWVPAEKPLTEVWQPNADLRDLRALPVLVVRDVEDLTADLADARITAVCPGAVPASELLTDHTAALLTCGLPGFAVDPTGALHLSLLRSCTGWPSGVWIDPPRRTAPDGSSFQLQHWTHEFSYALVSGAGDWRDLQLPSQGQEFNHPLYPRVVEARAGTLPARQEWLRVEPEREVRLSALKPTGNPIAHGSAEQSDPARSVTVRLVEATGLGRTAQLSGALTLSQMCTSDLLERPGTALGEPLALGGSEIVTLTAAPDTAVADALGPREPLGPVAEFAQPVHARYWLHNRGPAPMGYLPVSVGVSPGLLTTDGAPVEVSAVLASQLRDAAVEGTAEVLPPEGWQASLRRRPYRLEPGGHLRFPVTVTPAPDAAPGLYFLAVRTEHDGQRVEDVATIAVGELPALLPVAGELPEGWTQAQGTRADTGRDTGLSVDVASTSLSLTPGASSQLTLLLHNRTRGEIRGELQLVSPWGSWEWIDTPVRGVVIAPGEHLTVSFEVTPPPDAEPGTAWAVAKVMWFGRCQYAPTVELGVMAP